From a region of the Takifugu flavidus isolate HTHZ2018 chromosome 18, ASM371156v2, whole genome shotgun sequence genome:
- the rpl23 gene encoding 60S ribosomal protein L23 — translation MSKRGRGGSSGAKFRISLGLPVGAVINCADNTGAKNLYIISVKGIKGRLNRLPSAGVGDMVMATVKKGKPELRKKVHPAVVIRQRKSYRRKDGVFLYFEDNAGVIVNNKGEMKGSAITGPVAKECADLWPRIASNAGSIA, via the exons ATGTCTAAGAGAG gACGTGGTGGTTCATCTGGAGCCAAGTTCCGCATCTCACTGGGTCTCCCAGTGGGAGCAGTCATCAACTGTGCTGACAACACAG GTGCCAAGAACCTGTACATCATCTCTGTGAAGGGCATCAAGGGCCGTCTGAACCGTCTGCCCTCTGCGGGAGTAGGTGACATGGTCATGGCCACGGTGAAGAAAGGCAAGCCAGAGCTCAGGAAGAAGG TGCATCCTGCGGTGGTCATACGACAACGGAAGTCATATCGGCGAAAAGATGGTGTGTTTCTCTACTTTGAAGACAATGCAGGCGTCATAGTAAACAACAAAGGAGAAATGAAAG GTTCAGCCATCACAGGCCCAGTGGCCAAAGAGTGCGCCGACCTTTGGCCCAGGATCGCCTCCAATGCTGGTAGCATAGCCTGA